The Deltaproteobacteria bacterium genomic sequence GCACCGATTCGACGCGCGCGAGCGTCGCCGGGCCGCCCACGGCGAACGCGAGATCGTCGACCTGCCCGCCGACGAGCTGTCGCGAGCCCGCAGCGGTCGCGAGCGTGCGCGTGCACCACGCCACCGCCGCGGCGCCGCAGCTGCCCTCCGCGTCGGCGAGCACCTCGAAGGCGAGCGCGAGCAGCGCGTCGCCCGCGAGCAGCGCGTTCGCCTCGCCGAACGCGACGTGCACGGTGGGCCTGCCGCGGCGCTCCACGTCGTCGTCCATGCACGGCAGGTCGTCGTGAATCAGTGAGTAGGTGTGAACGAGCTCGACCGCGGCGGCTGCCGGCAGCGCGGCATCGGCGGTCGCACCCACCGCCTCGCAGCCTGCCAACACGAACGCGGGGCGCAGTCGCTTCCCGCCCGGGAACACGAGGTGGCGCATCGCCGCGTGCAGCACCGCG encodes the following:
- a CDS encoding polyprenyl synthetase family protein, whose amino-acid sequence is MGADWLSERSALVDRYLEGRLPPASEPPAVLHAAMRHLVFPGGKRLRPAFVLAGCEAVGATADAALPAAAAVELVHTYSLIHDDLPCMDDDVERRGRPTVHVAFGEANALLAGDALLALAFEVLADAEGSCGAAAVAWCTRTLATAAGSRQLVGGQVDDLAFAVGGPATLARVESVHRRKSAALIAASVACGARLGNADAALLANLAAFGEEVGVAFQIADDVLDAHQNEACSVVSLLGAGGARARADALLASALKRIERLGEKGAALRMLAEMAVRREK